One region of Trichosurus vulpecula isolate mTriVul1 chromosome 1, mTriVul1.pri, whole genome shotgun sequence genomic DNA includes:
- the PLIN4 gene encoding perilipin-4, which yields MSTREEGAAAAPNRGQEPKSKSQILGSFLGSLPLFGSARNLFSSSSSKEARGNSKSGPNAQQSSTADEHTSGSQARLEEKPPGKEMSEAMEVCSKVTGKKDTVTPGMANMMDMAKGMVQGGLDSTKSTVSSTKNTVCKGVTGAMDTAKEATQGAIEGTVNTAKTAVSGTKDFVCSGVTNAVNVAKGAVQGGLDTTKSVVTGTKNTVISGVTGAANVAKGAVQGGLDTSKSVLGGTKDTVLSGVTGATNVAKGALQTGLDTTQKIATNTKDTVCTGVTGAVNVAKGVVQGGLDTTKSVVTGTKDTVLSGMTGAMNVAKGAVQSGLNTTQNIATGTKDTVCTGVTTAVNVAKGTVQGGLDTTKSVVTGTKDTVLSGMTGAAKMAKGAVQSGLNTTQNIATGTKDTVCTGVTGAMNVAKGVVQGSLDTSKSVLGGTKDTVLSGVTGATNVAKGALQTGLNTTQKIAAGTKDTVCTGVTSAVNVAKGAVQGSLDTTKSVVTGTKDTVVSGMTGAMNAAKGAVQSGLNTTQNVATGTKDTVCTGVTGAMNVAKGVVQGGLDTTKSVLGGTKDTVLTGVTGATNVAKGALQTGLNTTQKIATGTKDTVCTGATSAMNVAKGAVQGGLDTTKSVITGTKDTVCSGLTGAMNVAKGAVQTGLDATKNIATGTKDTVCSGMTGTVNVAKGVIQGGLNTSKSVLGGTKDTVLTGVTGATNVAKGALQTGLDTTQKIATGTKDTVCTGATSAMNVAKGAVQGGLDTTKSVVTGTKDTVCSGLTGAMNVAKGAVQTGLDATKNIATGTKDTVCSGMTGTVNVAKGVIQGGLNTSKSVFGGTKDTVLTGVTGATNVAKGALQTGLDTTQKIATGTKDTVCTGATSAMNVAKGAVQGGLDTTKSVVTGTKDTVCSGLTGAMNVAKGAVQTGLDATKNIATGTKDTVCSGMTGTVNVAKGVIQGGLNTSKSVLGGTKDTVLTGVTGATNVAKGALQTGLDTTQKIVTGTKDTVYTGATSAMNVAKGVVQGGLDTSKSVLGGTKDTVVSGMTGAAKMAKGAVQSGLDATQNIATGTKDTVCTGVTGAINMAKGAVQGGLDTSKSVLGGTKDTVLTGVTGATNVAKGALQTGLDTTQKIASGTKDTVYTGVTGAMNVAKRAVQSGLDTTQNIATGTKDTLCSGMTGTVNVAKGVMQGGLDTSKSILGGTKDIVCTGVTGATNVAKGALQTGLDTTQKIATGTKDNVYTGVTGAMNVAKGAVQGGLDTTKSVLGGTKDTVLTGVTGATNVAKGALQTGLDTTQKIATGTKDNVYTGVTGAMHVAKGVVQGGLDTSKSVFGGTKDTVCSGLTGAMNVAKGAVQSGLDATQNIAVGTKDTVCTGVTGAMNVAKGAIQGGLDTSKSILGGTKDIVCTGVTGATNVAKGALQTGLDTTQKIATGTKDNVYTGVTGAMNVAKGVVQGGLDTSKSVFGGTKDTVCSGLTGAMNVAKGAVQSGLDATQNIAIGTKDTVCSGMTGTVNVAKGVIQGGLDTSKSVLGKTKDTVSSGLTGAMNVAKGAVQSGLDTTQNITTGTKDAVLTGVTGAVNVTERVIQEGLDTTKSIVTGTKDSICSEVAGAVHVDKGTIQTGLDTTHSVTTVNKDVLSREISSAADLAKKAVHESLENTSLATTGTMSLSSCKMDFAKGVIQGEANAPDSPSLDKEPGVIHAVVGNMETLVHKSEEQLAGFLPMNEEEQAQLAASNLGPKVMSTDQKNYFVQLGNVSTSLRQRAYEHTLNKLQQSKEQSWGTLAQLQETLKLIEEVKRDTEESQACEEGRPFQQQGLGWRQCQETEQTELPESRLLPRARSLVQQLHASYRALATSLQGLPTEFQQGIRRARHSVGELHGLLAIARSFGDLSAIELAQSRESLNQTWQGLEGLMAGLAHEPPLTWLMGPFTLIKE from the exons ATGTCGACTAGAGAGGaaggagcagcagcagccccaAACCGAGGCCAAGAGCCCAAGTCCAAGTCCCAG attctgggcagttttctagGAAGCTTGCCTTTATTTGGCTCAGCCCGAAACCTGTTTTCTTCTAGCTCATCGAAAGAGGCTCGTGGGAACAGCAAGTCAGGACCGAATGCCCAACAGA GTTCCACTGCAGATGAGCACACCTCTGGGAGCCAGGCCAGGTTGGAGGAGAAACCAccaggaaag gaaatgtctgaggcgaTGGAGGTATGCTCaaaggttactgggaaaaagGATACAGTCACTCCTGGGATGGCCAACATGATGGATATGGCCAAAGGCATGGTTCAGGGAGGTCTAGATTCCACCAAGTCAACTGTGAGCAGCACCAAGAACACTGTCTGCAAGGGAGTCACTGGTGCTATGGACACAGCAAAAGAGGCCACCCAGGGAGCCATTGAGGGAACTGTGAACACTGCAAAAACAGCTGTGTCTGGAACTAAAGACTTTGTGTGCAGTGGAGTAACAAATGCAGTGAATGTGGCCAAAGGAGCTGTTCAGGGAGGTCTAGACACCACAAAGTCAGTTGTGACTGGAACCAAGAATACTGTCATCAGTGGAGTCACTGGTGCAGCAAATGTGGCCAAAGGAGCTGTCCAAGGAGGTCTAGACACCTCAAAATCAGTTTTAGGTGGAACCAAGGACACTGTCTTAAGTGGTGTCACTGGAGCCACAAACGTAGCCAAGGGAGCCCTCCAAACAGGTTTGGACACCACACAAAAAATAGCAACAAACACTAAGGATACTGTCTGCACAGGAGTCACAGGTGCAGTGAATGTGGCCAAAGGAGTTGTTCAGGGAGGTCTGGATACCACAAAGTCAGTTGTGACTGGAACCAAGGACACTGTTCTCAGTGGCATGACTGGTGCCATGAATGTGGCCAAAGGAGCTGTCCAGAGTGGCTTAAATACTACACAAAACATAGCAACAGGCACTAAGGATACCGTCTGCACTGGAGTCACTACAGCAGTCAATGTGGCCAAAGGAACTGTTCAGGGAGGTCTAGACACCACAAAGTCAGTTGTCACTGGAACCAAGGACACTGTTCTCAGTGGTATGACTGGTGCAGCAAAAATGGCCAAAGGAGCTGTCCAGAGTGGCTTAAATACTACACAAAACATAGCAACTGGCACTAAAGACACTGTCTGCACTGGAGTCACTGGTGCCATGAATGTGGCCAAAGGAGTTGTCCAAGGAAGTCTGGACACCTCAAAATCAGTCTTAGGTGGAACCAAGGACACTGTCTTAAGTGGTGTCACTGGCGCCACAAATGTAGCCAAGGGAGCCCTGCAAACAGGCTTGAACACCACACAAAAAATAGCAGCTGGTACTAAGGATACTGTCTGCACAGGAGTTACTAGTGCAGTGAATGTGGCCAAAGGAGCAGTTCAGGGAAGTCTAGACACCACAAAGTCAGTTGTAACTGGAACCAAAGACACTGTTGTCAGTGGCATGACTGGAGCCATGAATGCGGCCAAAGGAGCTGTCCAGAGTGGCTTAAATACTACACAAAATGTAGCAACTGGCACTAAAGACACTGTCTGCACTGGAGTCACTGGTGCCATGAATGTGGCCAAAGGAGTTGTCCAAGGAGGTCTGGACACCACAAAGTCGGTCTTAGGTGGAACCAAAGACACTGTCTTGACTGGTGTCACTGGCGCCACAAACGTAGCCAAGGGAGCCCTCCAAACAGGCTTGAACACCACACAAAAAATAGCAACTGGCACTAAAGACACTGTCTGCACTGGAGCCACTAGTGCCATGAATGTGGCCAAAGGAGCTGTGCAGGGAGGTCTAGATACCACAAAGTCAGTTATAACTGGAACCAAGGACACTGTTTGCAGTGGTTTGACTGGAGCCATGAATGTGGCCAAAGGAGCTGTCCAGACTGGCTTGGATGCTACAAAAAACATAGCAACTGGTACTAAGGACACTGTCTGCAGTGGTATGACTGGCACAGTGAATGTAGCCAAAGGAGTTATCCAGGGAGGTCTGAACACCTCAAAATCAGTCTTAGGTGGAACCAAGGACACTGTCTTGACTGGTGTCACTGGAGCCACAAATGTAGCCAAGGGAGCCCTGCAAACAGGTTTGGACACCACACAAAAAATAGCAACTGGCACTAAAGACACTGTCTGCACTGGAGCCACTAGTGCCATGAATGTGGCCAAAGGAGCTGTGCAGGGAGGTCTAGACACCACAAAGTCAGTTGTAACTGGAACCAAGGACACTGTTTGCAGTGGTTTGACTGGAGCCATGAATGTGGCCAAAGGAGCTGTCCAGACTGGCTTGGATGCTACAAAAAACATAGCAACTGGTACTAAGGACACTGTCTGCAGTGGTATGACTGGCACAGTGAATGTAGCCAAAGGAGTTATCCAGGGAGGTCTGAACACCTCAAAATCAGTCTTTGGTGGAACCAAGGACACTGTCTTGACTGGTGTCACTGGAGCCACAAATGTAGCCAAGGGAGCCCTGCAAACAGGTTTGGACACCACACAAAAAATAGCAACTGGCACTAAAGACACTGTCTGCACTGGAGCCACTAGTGCCATGAATGTGGCCAAAGGAGCTGTGCAGGGAGGTCTAGACACCACAAAGTCAGTTGTAACTGGAACCAAGGACACTGTTTGCAGTGGTTTGACTGGAGCCATGAATGTGGCCAAAGGAGCTGTCCAGACTGGCTTGGATGCTACAAAAAACATAGCAACTGGTACTAAGGACACTGTCTGCAGTGGTATGACTGGCACAGTGAATGTAGCCAAAGGAGTTATCCAGGGAGGTCTGAACACCTCAAAATCAGTCTTAGGTGGAACCAAGGACACTGTCTTGACTGGTGTCACTGGTGCCACAAATGTAGCCAAGGGAGCCCTGCAAACAGGCTTGGACACCACACAAAAAATAGTAACTGGCACTAAAGACACTGTCTACACTGGAGCCACTAGTGCCATGAATGTGGCCAAAGGAGTTGTCCAGGGAGGTCTGGACACCTCAAAATCAGTCTTAGGTGGAACCAAGGACACTGTTGTCAGTGGCATGACTGGTGCAGCAAAAATGGCCAAAGGAGCTGTCCAGAGCGGCTTGGATGCTACACAAAACATAGCAACTGGCACGAAAGACACTGTTTGCACTGGAGTCACTGGTGCCATAAATATGGCCAAAGGAGCTGTCCAGGGAGGTCTCGACACCTCAAAATCAGTTTTAGGTGGAACCAAGGACACTGTCTTGACTGGTGTCACTGGCGCCACAAATGTAGCCAAGGGAGCCCTCCAGACTGGCTTGGACACTACACAAAAAATAGCATCTGGCACTAAAGACACTGTCTACACTGGAGTCACTGGTGCCATGAATGTGGCCAAAAGAGCTGTCCAAAGTGGATTAGATACTACACAAAACATAGCGACTGGCACTAAAGATACTCTCTGCAGTGGCATGACTGGAACAGTGAATGTAGCCAAAGGAGTCATGCAGGGAGGTCTGGACACCTCAAAATCAATCTTAGGTGGAACTAAGGACATTGTCTGCACTGGAGTCACTGGTGCCACAAATGTAGCCAAGGGAGCCCTCCAAACAGGTTTGGACACCACACAAAAAATAGCAACTGGCACTAAAGACAATGTTTACACTGGAGTCACTGGTGCCATGAATGTGGCCAAAGGAGCTGTCCAGGGAGGTCTCGACACTACAAAATCAGTCTTAGGTGGAACCAAGGACACTGTCTTGACTGGTGTCACTGGTGCCACAAATGTAGCCAAGGGAGCCCTCCAAACAGGTTTGGACACCACACAAAAAATAGCAACTGGCACTAAAGACAATGTTTACACTGGAGTCACTGGTGCCATGCATGTGGCCAAAGGAGTTGTTCAAGGAGGTCTGGACACCTCAAAATCAGTCTTTGGTGGAACCAAGGACACTGTTTGCAGTGGTTTGACTGGTGCCATGAACGTGGCTAAAGGAGCTGTCCAGAGCGGCTTGGATGCTACACAAAACATAGCAGTTGGTACTAAAGATACTGTCTGCACTGGAGTCACTGGTGCCATGAATGTGGCTAAAGGAGCTATCCAGGGAGGTCTGGACACCTCAAAATCAATCTTAGGTGGAACTAAGGACATTGTCTGCACTGGAGTCACTGGTGCCACAAATGTAGCCAAGGGAGCCCTCCAAACAGGTTTGGACACCACACAAAAAATAGCAACTGGCACTAAAGACAATGTTTACACTGGAGTCACTGGTGCCATGAATGTGGCCAAAGGAGTTGTTCAAGGAGGTCTGGACACCTCAAAATCAGTCTTTGGTGGAACCAAGGACACTGTTTGCAGTGGTTTGACTGGTGCCATGAACGTGGCTAAAGGAGCTGTCCAGAGCGGCTTGGATGCTACACAAAACATAGCAATTGGCACCAAAGACACTGTCTGTAGTGGTATGACTGGCACAGTAAATGTAGCCAAAGGAGTTATCCAGGGAGGTCTAGACACCTCAAAATCAGTCTTAGGTAAAACCAAGGACACTGTTTCTAGTGGTTTGACTGGTGCCATGAACGTGGCCAAAGGAGCTGTCCAGAGTGGCTTGGATACTACACAAAATATAACAACTGGCACTAAGGATGCTGTCCTCACTGGAGTCACAGGTGCAGTGAATGTGACTGAAAGAGTTATCCAGGAGGGTCTAGACACCACAAAATCCATTGTGACTGGAACCAAGGACTCCATCTGCAGTGAGGTGGCCGGTGCAGTGCATGTAGACAAAGGGACCATTCAGACTGGGTTGGACACCACCCATTCAGTCACCACTGTCAACAAAGATGTTCTGTCTAGAGAAATCTCCAGTGCAGCAGATCTGGCAAAAAAAGCTGTCCATGAAAGTCTGGAAAACACCTCATTAGCAACAACAGGCACCATGAGCCTGTCCTCCTGCAAGATGGATTTTGCCAAAGGAGTCATCCAGGGAGAAGCAAATGCACCTGACAGCCCCAGCCTAGATAAAGAACCTGGTGTCATCCATGCGGTGGTGGGCAACATGGAAACCCTAGTGCACAAGTCAGAGGAGCAGTTGGCTGGCTTCCTCCCCATGAATGAAGAAGAACAAG CTCAGCTGGCTGCCTCCAATCTCGGGCCAAAGGTGATGTCCACAGACCAGAAGAACTACTTTGTGCAGCTGGGAAACGTGTCCACCAGCCTGCGCCAGCGGGCCTATGAGCACACCCTAAACAAACTGCAGCAGAGCAAGGAGCAGTCCTGGGGAACTTTGGCCCAGTTGCAGGAGACCCTCAAACTG ATTGAAGAGGTCAAACGGGACACAGAGGAGAGCCAGGCCTGTGAAGAGGGAAGACCATTCCAGCAGCAGGGGCTGGGCTGGAGGCAGTGCCAGGAGACTGAACAAACGGAG CTACCAGAGTCCAGGCTTCTCCCCAGGGCTCGAAGCCTAGTCCAACAGCTCCATGCCAGCTACAGGGCCCTGGCCACCAGCCTCCAGGGCCTCCCCACTGAGTTCCAGCAGGGGATTCGGCGGGCACGCCACAGTGTTGGAGAGCTTCACGGTCTCCTTGCCATTGCTCGCTCCTTCGGGGACTTGTCTGCCATTGAGCTGGCCCAGAGTCGTGAGAGCCTGAACCAGACATGGCAGGGGCTCGAGGGACTGATGGCAGGCCTGGCACATGAGCCCCCACTCACCTGGCTCATGGGGCCCTTCACCCTAATTAAGGAGTAG